From the Paraburkholderia sp. PREW-6R genome, one window contains:
- a CDS encoding MotA/TolQ/ExbB proton channel family protein has product MKKRTLAALAASMLIAVTTVDTFVAPHMAQAQASDATASAAAPATAAPQTAGSAADEAVPPPAPATSETVNNPYGLGALWKNGDFVARFVLILLVLMSMGSWYIMITKFFEQFRANRRAKSADEQLWAAPSLAEGAKLLDEASPFRFIAETAIEAGEHHDEALLEAVDRNTWIDTSVERAITNVSNRLQDGLAFLGTVGSTAPFVGLFGTVWGIYHALTAIGIAGQASIDKVAGPVGEALIMTAIGLAVAVPAVLGYNFLVRRNKSVMERVRAFGAQLHTVLLAGSRRSARATARETSLAQ; this is encoded by the coding sequence ATGAAGAAGCGTACTCTCGCCGCACTGGCGGCAAGCATGTTGATCGCCGTAACCACGGTGGATACCTTTGTCGCACCGCATATGGCGCAAGCGCAGGCAAGCGACGCCACCGCGTCGGCCGCTGCACCGGCCACCGCCGCACCGCAAACCGCAGGCTCCGCCGCTGACGAAGCGGTGCCGCCGCCCGCACCGGCCACGTCGGAGACCGTCAACAATCCGTACGGACTCGGCGCGCTCTGGAAGAACGGCGACTTCGTTGCCCGTTTCGTGCTGATCCTGCTCGTACTGATGTCCATGGGCAGCTGGTACATCATGATCACCAAGTTCTTCGAGCAGTTCCGTGCGAACCGTCGTGCGAAGAGCGCAGACGAGCAACTGTGGGCAGCGCCGTCGCTTGCCGAGGGCGCAAAGCTGCTCGACGAAGCGTCGCCGTTCCGCTTCATCGCGGAAACCGCGATCGAAGCCGGCGAGCATCACGACGAAGCGCTGCTCGAAGCAGTGGATCGCAACACGTGGATCGATACGTCGGTCGAACGCGCGATCACCAACGTGTCGAACCGCCTGCAGGACGGTCTGGCATTCCTCGGCACGGTCGGCTCGACGGCGCCGTTCGTCGGCCTGTTCGGCACGGTCTGGGGTATCTATCACGCGCTGACGGCAATCGGTATTGCCGGTCAGGCTTCGATCGACAAGGTTGCGGGGCCGGTCGGCGAGGCGCTGATCATGACCGCGATCGGTCTCGCGGTGGCGGTGCCCGCCGTGCTCGGCTACAACTTCCTGGTTCGCCGCAACAAGTCGGTGATGGAGCGTGTCCGTGCGTTCGGCGCGCAGCTGCATACCGTACTGCTGGCCGGCAGCCGCCGCTCGGCGCGTGCAACGGCTCGCGAAACATCGCTGGCTCAATAA
- a CDS encoding biopolymer transporter ExbD, translated as MGMNVSSGGGSEPDVMVDINTTPLIDVMLVLLIMLIITIPIQTHAIKMNLPVGNPPPPITQPEVVQIDIDFDGTTTWNGQPVPDRAALESRLAQVAAEPVQAEIHLRPNKLVPYKDVAAVMASAQRLGATKIGLIGNEQYMQ; from the coding sequence ATGGGTATGAACGTATCGTCAGGCGGCGGCAGCGAACCGGATGTGATGGTCGACATCAACACCACGCCGCTGATCGACGTGATGCTGGTGTTGCTCATCATGCTGATCATCACCATTCCGATCCAGACGCACGCAATCAAGATGAATCTGCCGGTCGGCAATCCGCCGCCGCCGATCACGCAGCCGGAAGTCGTGCAGATCGATATCGACTTCGACGGCACCACGACGTGGAATGGCCAGCCGGTGCCGGACCGCGCGGCGCTCGAAAGCCGTCTCGCGCAGGTCGCGGCCGAGCCGGTGCAGGCCGAGATTCATCTGCGTCCGAACAAGCTGGTGCCGTACAAGGATGTCGCGGCGGTGATGGCTTCCGCACAACGATTGGGCGCGACGAAGATCGGCCTGATCGGTAACGAGCAATACATGCAATAA
- a CDS encoding amino acid racemase, with protein MDRHRSLGVVTGAAQFACADVLSRLTTASREQGARCPIDLVFEPHAWQGSSLQSAASTGFKLHVFDTMRAFEKRGIDGIVLPCFLSHTFIDELTANVNVPVANIMSALVAHVRHTWPSVHRIGVLTSSAIRENGLFERYFDADRNQILYPRSQSGADGVTSAVYSKNGIRSGRLNGRPVELLRAASEDLIAQGAEIILPGLTEVSLVSRALGPLPVPVVDSNLVYAHYVAASPFAQRQRPFKVGVVGGVGPAATVDFMSRLVRNTPASRDQDHIRIMVEQNPHIPDRTQALIAGGEDPTLALYAACKTLEEGGADVIAIPCNTAHAFVDQIQPSLGIPIVNMLTCTADHLRKAFPALGDVGVLATSGTLASGVYRTALEARGFAQITPHPDAQARLMNAIYGPRGAKAGFTRGECVDDLAAAVDDLVSQGARVIVLGCTELPLLLRDTALLHRHGAALHWIDPGDVLAKRCVAYALGRIDLLDADPIPIPASAHPLPSGAERAYG; from the coding sequence ATGGACCGCCACCGTTCGCTGGGCGTGGTAACCGGCGCGGCGCAATTCGCCTGCGCCGACGTGCTGAGCCGGCTGACCACCGCCTCCCGCGAGCAAGGCGCTCGCTGCCCCATCGACCTCGTTTTCGAGCCGCATGCGTGGCAAGGTTCTTCGTTGCAGAGCGCGGCGAGCACCGGGTTCAAACTGCATGTTTTCGATACGATGCGTGCTTTCGAGAAACGCGGCATCGACGGCATCGTGCTGCCGTGCTTCCTGAGCCATACGTTCATCGACGAACTCACGGCCAACGTCAACGTGCCCGTCGCCAACATCATGAGCGCGCTGGTGGCGCATGTGCGGCACACGTGGCCTTCAGTACACCGTATCGGTGTGCTCACTTCCAGCGCGATTCGCGAGAATGGCCTCTTTGAACGCTATTTCGACGCGGACCGCAATCAGATTCTCTACCCGCGCAGCCAAAGCGGCGCCGACGGCGTGACGAGCGCGGTCTACTCGAAAAACGGTATCCGAAGCGGTCGGTTGAACGGGCGCCCGGTCGAACTGCTGCGCGCCGCAAGCGAAGACCTGATCGCGCAAGGCGCCGAGATCATACTGCCTGGCCTGACCGAAGTGTCGCTCGTGAGTCGCGCGCTCGGCCCGCTGCCAGTGCCGGTCGTGGACAGCAATCTTGTCTACGCCCACTACGTGGCCGCGTCCCCGTTTGCGCAGCGGCAGCGGCCTTTCAAGGTGGGTGTGGTGGGCGGCGTCGGCCCGGCGGCGACCGTCGATTTCATGAGCAGGCTGGTGCGTAATACGCCCGCCTCGCGCGACCAGGACCATATCCGGATCATGGTCGAACAGAATCCGCACATTCCCGACCGCACGCAGGCGCTGATTGCGGGCGGAGAGGACCCGACGCTCGCGCTTTACGCCGCGTGCAAAACGCTGGAAGAGGGCGGCGCGGACGTCATTGCGATTCCGTGCAATACGGCTCACGCGTTCGTCGACCAGATACAGCCTTCGCTCGGTATTCCGATCGTCAACATGCTGACGTGCACCGCCGACCATTTGCGCAAGGCTTTTCCTGCGCTGGGCGATGTCGGCGTGCTGGCCACCTCGGGGACGCTTGCGAGCGGCGTCTACCGGACGGCGCTCGAAGCGCGCGGCTTTGCCCAGATCACCCCGCACCCGGATGCGCAGGCGCGTCTGATGAACGCGATCTACGGTCCACGCGGCGCGAAAGCCGGCTTTACACGCGGCGAATGCGTGGACGATCTCGCCGCCGCCGTTGACGATCTCGTGTCGCAAGGCGCACGGGTCATCGTGCTCGGCTGCACCGAACTGCCCTTGCTGCTGCGCGACACTGCGCTGCTGCATCGGCACGGCGCCGCGCTCCACTGGATCGATCCGGGCGATGTGCTGGCGAAGCGCTGTGTTGCCTATGCACTGGGGCGGATCGACCTGCTCGATGCTGACCCCATACCGATTCCGGCCTCCGCGCACCCGCTGCCGAGCGGCGCGGAACGCGCATACGGCTAG
- a CDS encoding energy transducer TonB, translating to MGTKVEGQFPATTARTERPGRPREFGRKQQNPVRRFGGIAVVLLLHVVLIYALINGLATKVVQVIQHPIETKIIEPVKPPPPPPLPTVQLPPPKFAPPPPPFVPPPEVQVQTPPQPTITHQAAPVVSAPAVAPPAPPAPPAPTPKPVSSEVGVACPNSDQIRSSIRYPKEAQENNVTGDVLIEFVVDAQGHITNERVAKSSEDSSLDRAAFNAVKQFTCVSQGQAVRVQVPFSFNLN from the coding sequence GTGGGTACGAAAGTTGAGGGGCAGTTTCCGGCAACAACAGCCCGGACGGAAAGGCCGGGACGCCCGCGAGAGTTCGGGCGCAAGCAGCAGAATCCAGTGCGCCGCTTTGGCGGCATCGCAGTCGTTCTACTCCTGCACGTCGTGCTGATCTACGCACTGATCAACGGCCTTGCCACCAAGGTCGTGCAGGTCATTCAGCATCCGATCGAAACGAAAATCATCGAGCCGGTGAAGCCGCCGCCACCGCCGCCGCTGCCCACCGTGCAACTGCCGCCGCCTAAGTTCGCCCCTCCGCCGCCGCCGTTCGTGCCGCCGCCGGAAGTGCAGGTGCAAACGCCGCCGCAACCGACCATCACGCACCAGGCTGCGCCCGTGGTGTCGGCGCCGGCTGTCGCGCCGCCCGCACCGCCGGCCCCGCCCGCGCCGACGCCCAAGCCTGTGAGCAGCGAAGTCGGTGTGGCCTGCCCGAACTCGGACCAGATCCGCTCGTCGATCCGCTATCCGAAGGAAGCACAGGAAAACAACGTGACCGGCGACGTCCTGATCGAATTCGTCGTCGACGCGCAAGGCCATATCACGAATGAACGTGTTGCCAAGTCGTCAGAAGATTCCTCACTGGATCGCGCGGCATTCAACGCGGTCAAGCAGTTCACGTGCGTTTCCCAAGGCCAGGCTGTCCGTGTGCAAGTTCCGTTCTCGTTTAACCTGAACTGA
- a CDS encoding biopolymer transporter ExbD, whose translation MAMSVGQEDNDEVISSINTTPLVDVMLVLLIIFLITIPVVTHTVPVQLPKETIQPLQTTPKSIVIAVNRDGDFFWNEKQVDAPTLLARLKTVSVMTPQPEVHVRGDQSARYEFIGRVITACERAGIAKVSFITEPPARGG comes from the coding sequence ATGGCAATGAGCGTTGGGCAGGAAGATAACGACGAGGTCATCTCCAGTATCAACACCACGCCGCTCGTCGATGTGATGCTGGTTCTGCTGATCATCTTTCTGATCACGATTCCGGTGGTCACGCACACGGTGCCGGTGCAGTTGCCGAAGGAAACGATCCAGCCGCTGCAGACCACGCCCAAAAGTATCGTCATCGCGGTGAATCGCGACGGTGATTTCTTCTGGAACGAGAAGCAGGTGGATGCACCCACGTTGCTCGCGCGTCTGAAGACGGTCTCCGTCATGACGCCGCAGCCGGAAGTGCATGTCCGCGGCGATCAGAGTGCGCGCTATGAGTTCATTGGCCGGGTGATTACCGCGTGCGAACGCGCCGGTATTGCCAAGGTTTCGTTTATCACCGAGCCGCCCGCGCGCGGCGGCTAA
- the uvrA gene encoding excinuclease ABC subunit UvrA, producing MSSNGIIKIRGARQHNLKNVDLDLRTGEMTVVTGPSGSGKSSLVFDTLYAEGQRRYVETFSAYARQFLDRMDRPQVDRVDGVPPAIAIDQTNPVRSSRSTVGTMTELNDHLKLLYARAAELFDRQTALPVRHDTPETIYAELLERTAEHDPRLVVTFPVELPESASEQEVEQWLSASGYTRVQAQREVDSPTGKRKMLDVVADRFRLTSVEKARVVEAIEGSLKRGGGRVNIYVLPAVPEAPEAQQAEPQIWRFSTGLHSPESDLRYADPQPALFSFNSAYGACEVCRGFGRVIGVDLGLVIPDARKSLREGAVKPMQTPAWKECQDDLMRYAAKANIRRDTPWSELTDAEREWVINGSPDWNGKWQSHWYGVKRFFEYLESKAYKMHIRVLLSKYRSYTPCETCGGARLKTESLLWRLGGKANADHVLSPAQRFMPRGVQWQRAQLEALPGLTVHDLMLMPIERIRHFFDEIALPSALLDDALKLLLAEVRTRLKYLCDVGLGYLTLDRQSRTLSGGEVQRINLTTALGTSLTKTLFVLDEPSIGLHPRDLNRIVEAMHRLRDAGNTLVVVEHDPSVMLAADRLIDMGPGPGERGGAIIFDGAPEAIRASGTLTGEYLGGRRHVADAAHWSRRPVDASTPRVVLEGATEHNLRDVTVEIPLQRLVCVTGVSGSGKSTLLQDVLYPAMARHFGIATESPGAHRSLTGADQVTDVVFVDQSPIGKTARSNPASYVGAFDEIRKLFAKAPLAQQRGYGPGMFSFNSGDGRCPTCGGSGFEHIEMQFLSDVYLRCPDCDGRRYRAELLEVKIERGEPARALSIADVLELTVSEAVAYFAKDAEVLRVLQPIVDVGLEYVKLGQPVPTLSGGEAQRLKLAGFLAESAQARTARTAKQAVPKRLFMFDEPTTGLHFDDIAKLMQAFGKLLASGHSLIVIEHNLDVIRAADWLIDLGPEGGDGGGRVLCSGTPEDVKRCPESHTGEALLQYDRAMDAAAEPASQGIPLQKALTAARARRAVEGEDVVRIVNAREHNLKALDVDIPHGKFNVITGVSGSGKSTLAFDILFHEGQRRYLESLNAYARSIVQPAGRPEVDAVYGIPPTVAIEQRLSRGGRKSTVATTSEVWHFLRLLYVKLGLQHCIHDGTPVTSQSVESIAAQLLRDHKGQHVGFLAPLVVNRKGVYTDLAKWAKARGNTHLRVDGEFVPVDPWPKLDRFREHTIELPVADLVVSAEDEAALRHALDQTLDIGKGVMHLLAPLDGLHDAISSGALTATLGAVKVLSTRRACPVCGTSYPELDPRMFSYNSKHGWCTTCVGTGLALTREQRAAYDDTIAVDDNRGREQSLPSEEQEPEGLMDEPCPDCAGTRLNPIARAVTFDEQAIVDVAQWTVSDTRAWIDTLEMTGRDAEIARDVVSEIGSRLQFLEEVGLGYLSLDRAAPSLSGGEAQRIRLAAQLGSNLQGVCYVLDEPTIGLHPRDNQILLNALRKLGEKGNTLVVVEHDEDTIRRADHIIDIGPGAGKRGGTLVAQGSVADLSAQPDSLTGQFLAQPIVHPLQPRREVRAAGKRGAAAVPENWLTVHGARLHNLRNVTVGIPLSRLVAVTGVSGSGKSTLARDVLMTNLLDAVGRSVLSSPATRRARAVAAEKPAADRRSSVLARTAPRAPLNVTHAWQGCESITGWETIDRVLEVDQTPIGKTPRSCPATYIGVWDAIRKLFAGTLEARARGYTASRFSFNTGEGRCPACEGQGVRTIGMSFLPDVKVPCDVCHGQRFNPETLAVTWRGKNIGDVLTMEIDEAVEFFASITNIGHPLQLMKDVGLGYLTLGQPSPTLSGGEAQRIKLVTELSKVRDDITRRGQKPPHTLYVLDEPTVGLHMADVARLIRVLHRLADGGHSVIVIEHDLDVIAEADWVIDLGPEGGVGGGTIVAATDPEALSRVAASHTGTALRPVLARTHHSEVMAGEGTNG from the coding sequence TTGTCATCTAACGGCATCATCAAGATTCGCGGCGCGCGCCAGCACAACCTGAAAAACGTCGATCTCGACCTGCGAACCGGCGAAATGACGGTCGTGACCGGGCCGTCCGGTTCCGGCAAGTCGAGCCTCGTGTTCGACACGCTGTACGCGGAAGGGCAGCGCCGTTACGTCGAAACGTTCAGCGCCTATGCGCGGCAGTTTCTTGATCGCATGGACCGCCCCCAGGTGGACCGGGTCGACGGCGTGCCGCCGGCCATTGCGATCGACCAGACCAATCCGGTGCGCAGTTCGCGCTCCACGGTCGGCACCATGACGGAGCTGAACGATCATCTGAAGCTGCTCTATGCGCGCGCGGCGGAACTGTTCGACCGCCAGACCGCGCTGCCGGTCCGTCACGACACACCTGAAACGATCTATGCGGAACTGCTCGAGCGCACCGCCGAGCACGATCCGCGGCTCGTGGTCACGTTCCCGGTCGAATTGCCGGAGTCGGCGTCCGAACAGGAAGTGGAGCAGTGGCTGTCGGCGAGCGGCTACACGCGGGTTCAGGCACAACGCGAAGTCGACTCGCCCACTGGCAAGCGCAAGATGCTCGACGTGGTCGCCGACCGCTTCCGTCTCACATCGGTAGAGAAGGCGCGCGTGGTCGAGGCGATCGAGGGGTCGTTGAAACGCGGCGGCGGCCGCGTCAACATTTATGTGTTGCCGGCCGTGCCGGAAGCGCCTGAGGCGCAACAGGCCGAGCCGCAGATCTGGCGTTTTTCCACCGGCCTGCACAGTCCCGAAAGCGATCTGCGCTACGCGGACCCGCAGCCGGCGCTGTTCTCGTTCAATTCGGCCTACGGCGCGTGCGAGGTCTGCCGCGGGTTCGGCCGTGTGATCGGCGTCGATCTCGGCCTCGTCATTCCGGACGCGCGCAAGAGCTTGCGCGAAGGCGCGGTCAAGCCCATGCAAACGCCGGCGTGGAAAGAATGTCAGGACGATCTGATGCGCTACGCGGCAAAGGCGAACATTCGCCGCGACACGCCATGGAGCGAGCTGACTGACGCCGAACGTGAGTGGGTGATCAACGGCTCGCCCGACTGGAACGGGAAATGGCAGAGTCATTGGTATGGCGTCAAGCGCTTCTTCGAGTATCTCGAATCGAAGGCGTACAAGATGCATATTCGCGTGCTGCTGTCGAAATACCGCAGCTATACGCCGTGCGAAACGTGCGGCGGCGCGCGGCTGAAAACAGAGTCGCTGTTGTGGCGTCTCGGCGGTAAAGCGAACGCGGACCATGTACTGTCGCCGGCACAGCGCTTCATGCCGCGCGGCGTCCAGTGGCAGCGCGCGCAACTCGAAGCGTTGCCGGGCCTCACGGTGCATGATCTGATGCTGATGCCGATCGAGCGCATCCGGCACTTCTTCGACGAGATCGCGCTGCCAAGCGCATTGCTCGACGACGCGCTGAAACTGCTGCTGGCCGAGGTTCGCACCCGGCTCAAATATCTGTGCGACGTCGGGCTGGGTTATCTCACGCTGGACCGGCAAAGCCGCACGCTGTCGGGCGGCGAGGTGCAGCGGATCAACCTGACCACGGCGCTCGGCACGTCGCTGACCAAAACCCTGTTCGTGCTCGACGAGCCGAGCATCGGCCTTCACCCGCGTGACCTGAACCGGATCGTCGAGGCCATGCACCGCCTGCGCGACGCGGGCAATACGCTGGTCGTGGTCGAACATGATCCGTCAGTCATGCTCGCCGCGGACCGCCTGATCGACATGGGCCCGGGGCCTGGCGAGCGCGGCGGCGCGATCATTTTCGACGGCGCGCCCGAGGCGATTCGCGCGTCCGGCACATTGACCGGCGAATACCTTGGCGGTCGCCGGCACGTGGCTGACGCAGCGCACTGGTCGCGGCGTCCCGTTGACGCGAGTACGCCACGCGTCGTGCTGGAAGGCGCCACTGAACATAATCTGCGCGACGTCACGGTTGAAATTCCGCTGCAGCGGCTTGTCTGCGTAACCGGTGTGTCGGGTTCCGGCAAGTCTACGTTGCTGCAGGATGTGCTGTATCCGGCCATGGCGCGTCATTTCGGCATCGCCACGGAGTCGCCCGGCGCCCATCGCAGCCTGACTGGCGCGGATCAGGTAACAGACGTGGTCTTTGTCGACCAGTCGCCGATCGGCAAGACGGCGCGCTCGAACCCGGCGAGTTATGTCGGCGCGTTCGACGAAATCCGCAAGCTCTTCGCCAAGGCGCCGCTTGCGCAGCAGCGCGGGTATGGCCCGGGCATGTTCAGCTTCAACTCCGGCGACGGCCGTTGCCCGACGTGCGGCGGTTCAGGCTTCGAGCACATTGAAATGCAGTTCCTGAGCGACGTATACCTGCGTTGTCCGGATTGCGACGGGCGCCGCTATCGTGCGGAACTGCTCGAGGTGAAGATCGAGCGCGGCGAGCCCGCGCGCGCATTGAGCATTGCGGACGTGCTGGAACTGACCGTGAGCGAAGCCGTCGCGTACTTCGCGAAAGACGCCGAAGTGTTGCGCGTGCTGCAGCCTATCGTCGACGTGGGTCTCGAATATGTGAAGCTCGGCCAGCCGGTCCCCACGCTATCCGGCGGCGAGGCGCAGCGGCTCAAGCTGGCCGGATTCCTTGCGGAGTCCGCACAGGCGCGCACCGCGCGCACCGCGAAGCAGGCCGTTCCGAAACGTCTTTTCATGTTCGACGAGCCGACCACCGGCCTGCATTTCGACGACATCGCGAAACTGATGCAGGCGTTCGGCAAACTGCTCGCGAGCGGTCACTCGCTGATCGTGATCGAACATAATCTGGACGTGATCCGCGCGGCCGACTGGCTGATCGACCTTGGCCCCGAAGGCGGCGACGGCGGCGGCCGTGTGTTGTGCTCGGGCACGCCGGAAGACGTGAAGCGTTGCCCGGAATCGCATACTGGTGAAGCGTTGCTGCAATACGACCGCGCGATGGACGCGGCGGCCGAACCCGCGTCGCAGGGCATCCCGTTGCAGAAGGCGCTGACGGCGGCACGCGCGCGTCGCGCAGTCGAAGGCGAAGACGTGGTGCGCATCGTCAACGCGCGCGAGCACAATCTCAAAGCGCTCGACGTGGACATTCCGCACGGCAAGTTCAACGTGATTACCGGTGTGTCCGGTTCAGGCAAATCCACGCTCGCGTTCGACATTCTGTTTCACGAGGGGCAGCGCCGTTACCTCGAGTCGCTCAATGCCTACGCCAGGTCTATCGTGCAGCCGGCCGGGCGCCCCGAGGTGGATGCCGTATACGGCATTCCGCCGACTGTTGCCATCGAGCAGCGGCTTTCGCGCGGCGGCCGCAAGAGTACGGTTGCCACGACGTCGGAAGTCTGGCACTTCCTGCGGCTGCTCTATGTGAAGCTCGGCTTGCAGCACTGCATTCATGACGGCACGCCGGTCACGTCACAAAGCGTCGAATCGATCGCGGCGCAACTGCTGCGCGATCACAAGGGGCAGCACGTCGGCTTTCTTGCACCGCTGGTCGTGAATCGCAAAGGCGTCTATACGGATCTCGCGAAGTGGGCCAAGGCGCGCGGCAATACCCATCTGCGGGTGGACGGCGAATTCGTCCCGGTCGATCCATGGCCGAAGCTCGACCGCTTCCGCGAACACACCATCGAACTGCCGGTCGCCGACCTCGTGGTGTCGGCGGAAGACGAAGCGGCTTTGCGCCACGCGCTCGACCAGACGCTCGATATCGGCAAAGGCGTGATGCACCTGCTCGCGCCTCTCGACGGTCTGCACGACGCGATCAGCAGCGGCGCGCTTACCGCGACACTCGGCGCGGTGAAGGTGCTGTCCACGAGGCGCGCGTGTCCGGTGTGCGGCACGAGCTATCCCGAACTCGACCCGCGCATGTTTTCGTACAACAGCAAGCATGGCTGGTGTACCACGTGTGTCGGAACGGGCCTCGCGCTCACGCGCGAGCAGCGCGCCGCCTACGACGACACGATCGCTGTCGACGACAACCGGGGCCGCGAACAGAGTTTGCCGTCGGAGGAACAGGAGCCGGAAGGTCTGATGGACGAACCGTGTCCGGACTGCGCGGGCACGCGGCTGAATCCGATAGCGCGCGCGGTGACATTCGACGAACAGGCGATCGTCGACGTCGCGCAGTGGACGGTGTCCGACACGCGCGCGTGGATCGACACGCTCGAAATGACCGGACGTGACGCGGAAATCGCGCGTGACGTGGTCAGCGAGATCGGCAGCCGGCTGCAATTTCTGGAGGAGGTCGGGCTCGGCTATCTGAGCCTGGATCGCGCGGCGCCCAGCCTGTCGGGTGGCGAGGCGCAGCGGATCCGCCTCGCCGCGCAGCTTGGCAGCAACCTGCAAGGCGTGTGCTACGTGCTGGACGAACCTACCATCGGTCTGCATCCCCGCGACAACCAGATCCTGTTGAACGCGTTGCGCAAGCTGGGGGAGAAGGGCAACACGCTGGTGGTCGTGGAGCATGACGAGGACACGATCCGGCGCGCGGATCACATCATCGATATCGGGCCGGGCGCGGGCAAGCGTGGCGGCACACTCGTCGCGCAGGGCAGTGTGGCGGACCTGTCGGCGCAGCCCGATTCGCTGACCGGCCAGTTCCTCGCACAGCCGATCGTGCACCCGTTGCAGCCCCGCCGCGAAGTACGCGCAGCGGGTAAGCGCGGGGCGGCGGCCGTGCCGGAAAACTGGCTCACCGTACATGGCGCGAGGCTGCATAACCTGCGCAACGTTACGGTGGGCATTCCGTTGTCGCGCCTCGTCGCAGTAACGGGCGTAAGCGGTTCCGGCAAATCGACACTCGCGCGCGACGTGCTGATGACCAACCTGCTCGATGCGGTCGGTCGCTCGGTGCTGTCCTCGCCTGCTACGCGAAGGGCACGAGCCGTGGCCGCGGAAAAGCCGGCTGCCGATCGCCGCTCGAGCGTGCTGGCACGCACCGCGCCGCGCGCGCCGCTGAACGTCACGCACGCATGGCAGGGCTGCGAGTCGATCACGGGCTGGGAGACCATCGACCGGGTATTGGAAGTCGATCAGACGCCGATCGGCAAGACGCCGCGATCCTGTCCAGCCACTTACATCGGCGTGTGGGACGCGATCCGCAAACTTTTTGCGGGCACGCTCGAAGCACGCGCACGCGGCTACACGGCGTCGCGTTTTTCGTTCAATACCGGTGAAGGCCGCTGTCCGGCCTGCGAAGGGCAAGGCGTGCGCACCATTGGCATGAGCTTCCTGCCCGACGTGAAAGTGCCGTGCGATGTCTGTCATGGTCAACGCTTCAATCCTGAAACGCTTGCAGTCACGTGGCGAGGCAAGAACATTGGTGACGTGCTCACCATGGAGATCGACGAGGCGGTTGAGTTCTTCGCATCGATCACCAACATTGGCCACCCGTTGCAACTGATGAAGGACGTCGGCCTCGGCTATCTGACATTGGGTCAGCCGTCGCCAACGCTATCCGGAGGAGAAGCGCAGCGCATCAAACTGGTCACCGAGTTGAGCAAGGTTCGCGACGACATTACCCGCCGCGGCCAGAAGCCGCCGCATACGCTGTATGTGCTGGACGAGCCTACAGTCGGTCTGCATATGGCCGATGTCGCAAGGCTCATTCGCGTGCTCCACCGGCTTGCAGACGGCGGCCATAGCGTGATCGTGATCGAGCACGATCTCGACGTGATCGCGGAGGCCGACTGGGTTATCGACCTGGGTCCGGAGGGAGGTGTGGGCGGCGGCACGATCGTCGCGGCCACGGACCCTGAAGCGCTCTCCCGCGTGGCGGCGAGTCACACCGGCACAGCGTTGCGGCCGGTATTGGCACGCACTCATCACAGCGAAGTCATGGCAGGCGAGGGCACGAACGGCTAG